Within Chitinivibrionales bacterium, the genomic segment CTTTGCCCACCGGCTGGCAATTTTATGGCGTCGATCGCTTCGGCAATAATCGAATACCGTATTGATGTTGATGATGATAAAACCATGATGAACTCCTACAGCAAACTCCCCCATCTCAAGGGAGTCCGCTCACTGTTTCAAATCAGATCAAGCTTTACCAAAGATTACACTACCTGGATGACCTCCGAGGCAAAGGGATTCAAAGTGCTCCAAAAAGAAACCAGGGTCTGGTTCGAGCATGAGATTGCCCCCAGTAAAAACGAGATTTACTGCCCTCCCCGGTATCAATCTTTCAATCTATCATCAGATCAATTCAGAAAACTTTTAGAAGAAACCGAAAGCCGCCTGGCGGATACTCTTGCCGAATCGGCTCCCGACGACCTCTTTGTTGCCGGCATCCTCAATTATCAGCAGGGTAATTTCGAACGCGCATTCGATTGCATCAAAGCTTACAGTGAAAAGCAACCCGAAAATCCTCTGGGTCAGTATAACCTCGGTCAGACCGGCATGAAAGTGTCCCGTAAAACTGAGGCGATCAATGCGTTTACCGAATTCTACCAGAAAAATCCCCAATCCTGGTGGGCGGGCGTAGCCCGGGAGCATCTGCGGCGATTGCAGATGGGATAAATAAATAGAGACCACCCGAACTGACGGATAACCCCGGAAAATTATTTTGTTTGCGAATTTTACCAGCTATTTCGAGCATTGTACGGGTATGGCTTTTAGATTTCCGGTGGTATCATCTATTTTAATGCTACACCTTACAAAGGAGATCGGTTATGAATGCAGGTATAATCGTCTATTCACAAACCGGCCATACTGTTCATGTTGCTCGTGCACTGGCAGACCTTTTACGGAAGAATGGCCATGATGCCGATATTCAGATGCTTCGAACAAACGGCATCGTCAAGCCAGGGGCCAGAGATTTCACCATTGTAAACACACCTGAAATCGATCAGTTCGACACCCTTATTTTCGGGACTCCTGTATGGGCATTTACTGCGGCACCGGTTATAATAAAATATCTAACTTCACTCAGTTCATTGAAGGGCAAAAAGACCCTTCCCTTCGCGGTAAAAGCGCTCCCCTTTTCCTGGACCGGCGGCAAGCAGGCGATCAACAAAATAACCGAAATGCTTGTTCTAAGCGGCGCTGAGGTCTGTGAAGGCGAAATTGTGCATTATGCAAGGAAACCCAGCGACGAAAAAATCGGAGAGATTGCCGAAAGTATGTATAAAAAGCTTGGGGAATGATGGTATTCTTTTAATATTATCAAAAGGTAATAAGAAAGTAAAAAGCTCGGGACGGGGTTTCTTTATTTCTTTAAACAACATGTTATCTTATCAATACTATTCTTTTCCCTCTTCAAGACCTTTATAATACAGCTTTGATACCGACGGCACCCCTATTCCAAGAAAATCTGCAATCTCTTTCATCGTAATCCCAAGACTATGTGCTTTAAAACAAAATGTCTCACGAGCTTTTGACCTGCTATTCATGCGTCCTTTGCGCAGAAGATCCTGCATTTTAATCCCATTTGAGCGACAAATCCATTCCGCTACCTGTCTTATATCCTTATCCACTTTGCTAATCAATTTTTCCTTTTCGTGATCAAGCTTTGCCTTGTGAAGCACTTCCTCAATAAAGCTTCTATCGCCAATAATGCGATCATCAACAGCTTTATTGCTCTGTTGAGCTTGCTTGTCCTTGAATATATAGATGTCCTCCTGAAAAAGTCCGGTATCCTTCTCAAGTCCTTCCTGCATAAAAGATAGGTAGGCTTGAATTGCATTTTTCCTGCTTTTGCAGAATCGAGCAAGTACCTCGCCACTTTGTTGCCATTCAGGTTTATTATAACCGACAATTCCACCATGACCGCACCAGGGATAAGATTCTAATTCCTTGAGATTTTTTACAACCCCGCCACGAACCGGATTAAGATGGATATATCTTACAAGCTCCAGGAAATAAACCCGCTCTTGACATATACGTGACCTGTATCGATCCTGATATACATATCCCTGCTTCGTGTGCCTTTTGTTAAAATACATTGCATAGGTAGTATTCAATTTTCGCATAAATCGGCTTAAGCTAACTGTGCTGGTACGAATGAGAAAATGATAGTGATTACTCATAAGCGCCCAGGCATAGCAGCGGTAATTATTTTCTTGCAGTAATCTTCCAATACGTGCGATAAAGAAACGGCGATCATTGTCATCAATAAAAATCTCTCGACCATCAATACCACGTGAAATGATATGATGGACTGCTCCAGGAATGGATATGCGTCGCTTTCGTGGCATGCTATAAATATACTACGCTTCAAGGGATAAAGCAATAAAGAAACTCCGTCCCTATTTATACAAGGAGAACTGCGACACTGTCGCCGACCAGTTAAAAGTATTTAGGAATTTTCATCCGGAGATAATCGACTATTCGGCAGCTTCGTCTGCCCGGACAAATGCCGGAAATTTTCTCACAGTCAGCTCTTCACACCAGGACCAATCATGGTATAATTTAAAGGGGAGCAAAATACCGGATCCACAGCGTTGCATAGGCTATCGACGAATAAAGGACTTGTCATTCTCGCAACACCGGAAGGTAACAACATTAAAAAGCTGCAGATCGGCTATCAGGAATAGCTGGCCTGCATCTCAGCGGTCATCACATGGGTGGTATGATCATCGGTATTAAACCAGAAAAGTAATTTATTATTATGAAGGGTGAAACATTCGGCAAGGGATGGCTTTGCAGTACACGGATAAATGCGCTTGTATTTCCGTTTGGCTTCGCTGATAAGTCTCTGCTGGTGCTTGTTCATTGCATATCCTTTCTAAACGACTGGAGATACAAATGCAAAAGCAATGCCAATCCAAATATGCGCAAATTGAGCTGTAAATGGGCGTTAAAGCGATTAAATGCGCAAGTTTTTCCGGGGCTTGATAGGAAATAAATGCCGGAAAAGAAGAATTGGAGCAATAGAGGGAGGGTGAAAATGAGAAAGCTGGTATCAACTATCCTTGGATGCTTTGCTCTCAGCTATGGGAGCGTCTTTTTTGTTGATCCACAGAATGGGAGTATCAATAACGACGGCTCCTCACAGAATCCCTGGTCGACTTTGCAGGAGGTAATCGACAACAACAAAATCGAGACCAGGCAACCGGCAGCCTATCCTTACCACTGGGGAGAGGCGCTCGAACCGAAGAATGCAGGTGCGCCAGTCAAAGCCGGAGACACACTTCTTTTAAGGACCGGGTTTCACGGCGAGATCACGATTTCACGGTGCTACAACACCGATTTTATTACCATAGCAGCGCAGGAAGGGCATACTCCCGGCGCACTGAGCCTTAAAATCACCGGCGCATGCAAGTGGAGAGTTAAGGGTCTTGAAATAAGCCCCGAATTTGTCTCACCCTATGCAAAAGTGAGCCCGCTTGCAGTTGTCGAAAATCACAACTATTCCGGCCCGAGCAGGGAAATCTTTGTGGAAGACTGTTTTATCTATTCTCTCAAAGACGCTTCCTCCTGGACAATGAGCGACTGGGACACAAAATCCTGCAATGCGATCGGTGTTTCTGGGACTCACGTCACCATCCGCAACAATCACTGCAAAAATGTCAATTTCGGTATCAGTGTTTCGGGTGACAGTTGTTTGATCGACCGCAACACGGTCGAGAATTTTGCCGGTGACGGCCTCCGGGGGCTTGGTGATGATGAAACGTTCAGCAACAACCTGATCAAGAATTGCTATGATGTCAACTCTAATCACGATGATGGTTTTCAGTCGTGGTCGCGCACCGCAGACGGCGTCGGGAAGGGCACTGTCTATCGGATCAAGCTGATCGGCAATACCATAATCAACTACGAAAATCCCGATCAGCCGTTCAGAGGCACACTCCAGGGAATCGGCTGTTTTGACGGCTTCTTCGAAGACTGGGTGATAAAAAACAATGTGATAATAACCGACCACTGGCACGGCATCACACTTTTGGGTGCTTTCAACTGCCGTATAGTCAATAACACGGTCTGCGATCTCAACAATCAGAATCCCGGCCCCCCATGGATTCGGATCGGCGACCATAAAACCCGGGGATCAAGCAGCGGTTGCATTGTACGCAACAATCTTACTACAAGCCTCAACAGCAGCGATATCGGCGTTACTGAAGACCACAATATTATTATCAGCGATCCGACAGATTTTTTTGTCGACTATGATGCTCTCGACCTTCGTCTTAAAGCAGAATGTGATGCTATCGATGCTGGAAATGAATCCCTGGCTCCCTCAACAGATATCACCGGAACGCTCCGTCCACAGGGTTCCGGCATTGATATCGGCGCCTACGAATACACCGATACGGCAGTCGATCCGACCAAAGCTGCCGGTATTGGGGGCCACAATATTGCTTTTCACATTTCAACATGCTCCCGGCACATGGTTGTTTATCTTTCCGGTATGCGGAATATAAATCTTACTCAACTTTCGCTGGTTGATTTTCAGGGACAAAAGGTAATGGAATTTGTCTGCCGGAACAGGTATGAATGGCACGGCAAAAAAGCATATAACCCCGGCCCGGGGATATATGCCCTGACCGGGGTCATGGATAGAACAATTTTTTATCGGAAACTGGTCGTCACCGAATGATCGCCGTGGCGGCATCACTTTTCCGTGTTTTTCCGACCAATGCGAAAAATTGATTTCGCTTTACTAATAATTAACCATACACGTATCCGCCGACTGATTTCCCATGGTATCGGTAGCCATGGCAAATATTACGTTGCTACCGGCGGATAGCTGGACCGCCTCCGAGCTTCGATAGCTGTTTCCCCACTCCCTTGTTGCGGGGAGATCATTGATTCTCACGGTCTCCACTCCCGACTGATCGGTCACTTCCACCTGTACCCAGATCTGCTGTTCCTTTGATGTTGAACCGCATACTGGATCGGTAAAACTAATGGATGGCCCCTGGGTGTCTCCTCCGGAGGTCGTCGTCGTATCGGTCGTCGTCGTGTCGGTACCGCTCGTATCCTGACTGTAGTAGATCACACAGGTGTCGATCGTCTGGTTACCGGCAAGATCATCCGCACGGATGATTATCATATTCGATCCAGGGCTTAAGCTGATCTGACGATTGCTCCGATAGGTGATGCTGTCCTCCTGTTCACCATTATCATAACCGATAAGAACCATTCCTAATCCCGAAGGATCGGTTATCCGGGCCCGTACCCAGACGTGCGATGAGTCGATTGTCGACCCGCAGGTGGGACTCACCACGCTGATCGACGGCCCCTGGGTGTCGGTGCCCGGCGTGGTCGTGTCGACAGTCCCCGTATCGATGGTACTGGTGTCGGTACCGCTCGTGTCTTGACTGTAGTAGATCATACAGGTGTCGATCGACTGGTTACCGATCATATCGAAGGCCTTGATTAAAATCATATTCGCCCCCGATGTCAGGCTCAGCGGCTGGTGAATGGCATATCTCGACGAATCAGTCATTTCAGCAGGCTCCTCGTTAATCATCACCCGCTCAACGCCCGACGGATCGGTTGCCTGGATCTCGACCCATACCTGTTGCTCGATAACCGTCGACCCGCAGGACGGATTCATCACACTGATCGACGGCCCCTGGGTGTCGGTGCCCGGCGTGGTTGTGTCGACAGTTCCCGTATCGATGGTACTGGTGTCGGTACCGCTCGTATCACCATTATACATGTAGTTTACAACCATCGTAGCGGTTGTGCCGTTTTTATCCCTGGCGGTAATGGTAAGACTGTTCATTCCCGGTGTAAGTGTTAGTGGAGTAGCGAATTCAGCGCTCGAACGAATGCTGTCAACCGGGAAACTGGTATCACTGGTGGACACTGCAACCAGAGGTCTTTCGGCAAAGACATGGAATCGGAATACTATCGGACTCACGGTCACCGTGTCTCCCGGCTGGGGGTCTTCAACCACAATCATGGGAGGACTTCCAGCCCTGGTGGTGTCGGTAGATCCGGTATCCGGCGGCGCTATCACAAAAACGGTAATCGAGTCGGAATGGGCAATATTGCTTTCATAATCCCGAGCGGAAAAAACCAGGACATTGGGTCCCTCCGTGCAACTTACCCGGGCGGAATAGACACCGTCGAGGCCGATCTCCATCCGTTTTCCATTGACAATCACCGCGGCCACCCCCGAGGGGTCGGTTGCCCGTGCTGCAGCGGTAATGGTCGACGTTGTCAGGGTGTCGCCGTTATGTGGAGTAACAATTGTCAACTCGGGAGCGGTGGTATCGGCTGTAACAGTACCCGTACCGCTCCACTCCGCGGGAGGGACCGCACCACCGTGGCGGAGCAACGTATACACCGCAACCGCACTGCCGGATTCTCCCCGCAGCACCAGATAGTTGCCGCTGATGGTACCGTGAAAGGTAACTGGTGTACTGTCCGATGTCATGGCCTCCAGAACAAGTGTATCCCCCTTGACCACGGTGGAAAGTGTGTCTTTAGCCACCACGCTGTCACCATCCGAGTAAGAATAGCGGATCGTATATCCTGTAAATATATCCACAATCACATCAACCGACATGTCCGCATTTCCGAACACTCCAAGGGGTGCGCTGTCGACCCGTGCCGTATAGAGCCGCCAGGCACCATTGAACTGCATGTCCGAAGCCGTCGTATCGGTAGCTTCAGCAACAACCACCACCCAGCTCAGGGTATCATACACTCCCTTGCCGTCGGTCACCGCAACCGCAACCTTGTTGAGCCCCAGTGCTTCGGCGCCGGGGAGCCAGGTAATGATGCTGTCGTCGAGGCCCATTCCTATGGTAGAATCGACAAAGGAGAAGATAAGTGGATCGTTGTTGGCATCGACGGCATACACCGTATCGGTGTACTGCTCTCCCACGTTCGCCCGGTCGGTC encodes:
- a CDS encoding flavodoxin translates to MNAGIIVYSQTGHTVHVARALADLLRKNGHDADIQMLRTNGIVKPGARDFTIVNTPEIDQFDTLIFGTPVWAFTAAPVIIKYLTSLSSLKGKKTLPFAVKALPFSWTGGKQAINKITEMLVLSGAEVCEGEIVHYARKPSDEKIGEIAESMYKKLGE